In Halomonas alkalicola, the following proteins share a genomic window:
- a CDS encoding TRAP transporter large permease, which translates to MTVAIFALLLLGAVPIALVLALTAMFYIQVSGNSVLFDSYPQQLFGAIESYGLLAIPLFMLAGELMNEGGVTRRLIDLARLLVGGFRGGLAYINLVANMMMAAIVGSAASQIAIMSRAMVPAMEREGYSRPYSAAITAAGGLLSPIIPPSMLFVLFGVMAQVPIAEMFIAGILPGLLLGFSFFLTIAVVGLVQQYPKGEWPSRAEAKRALLMGLPALSIPLIIIGGILLGLATPTESASLASLAALLLGRFLYRDLKFAMLPTVLRRTAVNAGLVIMLIAAAGVFGWVIVYERLPQMAAAWIAALTTDPFLFLLLLIGVLLLVGMIIDGIAALILVVPILLPIATQQFGISPYQFGVVVCLTLVLGLLTPPVGAGLYIASSMTGASPMRIFRSLLPFLLASLVTLVLLAWQPWLTTALIGR; encoded by the coding sequence ATGACGGTCGCGATCTTTGCGCTGCTGCTGCTGGGGGCGGTGCCCATCGCGCTCGTGCTGGCGCTGACCGCGATGTTCTACATCCAGGTCTCGGGCAACAGCGTGCTCTTCGACTCCTACCCCCAGCAGCTCTTCGGCGCCATCGAGAGCTACGGGCTGCTGGCGATCCCGCTCTTCATGCTGGCCGGGGAGCTGATGAACGAGGGCGGGGTGACCCGCCGGCTGATCGACCTGGCGCGGCTGCTGGTGGGCGGCTTCCGCGGCGGGCTCGCCTATATCAACCTGGTGGCCAACATGATGATGGCGGCCATCGTCGGCTCGGCCGCCTCGCAGATCGCCATCATGTCGCGGGCCATGGTGCCGGCCATGGAACGGGAGGGCTACAGCCGGCCCTACAGCGCGGCGATCACCGCGGCCGGGGGCCTGCTCTCGCCGATCATCCCGCCCTCGATGCTCTTCGTGCTGTTCGGCGTCATGGCTCAGGTGCCCATCGCCGAGATGTTCATCGCCGGCATCCTGCCGGGCCTGCTGCTGGGCTTCAGTTTCTTCCTGACCATCGCCGTGGTGGGGCTGGTGCAGCAGTACCCCAAGGGGGAGTGGCCGAGCCGCGCCGAGGCGAAGCGGGCGCTGCTCATGGGCCTGCCTGCGCTCTCCATCCCGCTGATCATCATCGGTGGCATCCTGCTGGGGCTGGCCACGCCCACGGAGTCCGCGTCGCTGGCGTCGCTGGCCGCGCTGCTGCTGGGGCGCTTCCTCTATCGCGACCTGAAGTTCGCCATGCTGCCGACGGTGCTCCGGCGCACGGCCGTGAATGCGGGGCTCGTGATCATGCTGATCGCCGCCGCCGGGGTGTTCGGCTGGGTGATCGTCTACGAGCGGCTGCCGCAGATGGCCGCGGCCTGGATCGCCGCGCTGACCACCGATCCCTTCCTGTTCCTGCTGCTGCTGATCGGCGTGCTGCTGCTGGTGGGGATGATCATCGACGGCATCGCCGCGCTGATCCTGGTGGTGCCGATCCTGCTGCCCATCGCCACCCAGCAGTTCGGCATCAGCCCCTACCAGTTCGGGGTGGTGGTCTGCCTGACCCTGGTGCTGGGCCTGCTCACCCCGCCGGTGGGGGCGGGGCTCTATATCGCCTCCTCGATGACCGGGGCCTCGCCGATGCGCATCTTCCGCTCGCTGCTCCCCTTCCTGCTGGCGAGCCTTGTCACCCTGGTGCTGCTGGCCTGGCAGCCCTGGCTGACCACGGCGCTGATCGGGCGCTGA
- the mntA gene encoding type VII toxin-antitoxin system MntA family adenylyltransferase antitoxin: protein MQPVVNDVDRELHQAILQALAPFEVEQVVLFGSLAVGRARPESDLDVAVESREPLSSQQKMAMIEALALASSRPVDLVDLRAAGQPLLTRIVTTGVRLKGSDTCWARLVYRNIIDNEDFVPLQQRILRARQDAWINS from the coding sequence ATGCAGCCCGTGGTTAACGATGTGGATCGAGAGCTTCACCAGGCGATTCTTCAGGCCCTGGCGCCCTTCGAAGTCGAGCAGGTCGTGCTGTTCGGCTCCCTGGCGGTAGGCAGGGCGCGGCCCGAGAGTGATCTCGACGTCGCCGTGGAGAGCCGCGAGCCCCTGAGCAGCCAGCAGAAGATGGCCATGATCGAGGCGCTGGCGCTGGCGTCGTCGCGTCCCGTGGACCTGGTCGATCTCAGGGCGGCGGGGCAGCCGCTGCTGACTCGGATCGTCACGACCGGCGTTCGTCTCAAGGGCAGCGATACCTGCTGGGCCAGGCTGGTCTATCGCAACATCATCGATAACGAGGACTTCGTGCCTCTCCAGCAGAGGATTCTCAGGGCGAGGCAGGACGCATGGATCAACTCCTGA
- the hepT gene encoding type VII toxin-antitoxin system HepT family RNase toxin has protein sequence MDQLLINQKLESLRRCVVRLESRCPDTLEALEADIDIQDILALNLTRAVQLCVDIAAHWIAEHHDLTSPITMGQSFEVLAERGVISRELADNMRKSVGFRNIVVHNYEAVNWQVVFSICQEHLGQFKQFARTFMDPTVR, from the coding sequence ATGGATCAACTCCTGATCAATCAGAAACTCGAGTCGCTGCGCCGCTGTGTCGTGCGGCTGGAGAGTCGCTGCCCCGATACCCTTGAAGCCCTCGAGGCCGATATCGATATTCAGGATATCCTGGCGCTCAACCTCACGCGTGCCGTACAGCTCTGTGTCGATATCGCTGCCCACTGGATTGCGGAGCATCATGACCTGACATCGCCCATTACCATGGGGCAGAGCTTCGAAGTGCTGGCCGAACGAGGCGTCATCAGTAGAGAACTTGCCGACAACATGAGGAAGTCGGTCGGATTTCGCAATATCGTGGTGCACAACTACGAAGCCGTTAACTGGCAGGTGGTTTTCTCCATCTGCCAGGAACACCTCGGCCAGTTCAAGCAGTTTGCCCGCACCTTCATGGACCCCACCGTGCGCTGA
- a CDS encoding protein adenylyltransferase SelO: protein MFPEFTLRYVRLPEHFYIRFDPVPVPAPRLVAFNRPLAEELGFDLDAFDEARAAEWFSGNAVPPGAEPIAQAYAGHQFGHFNPRLGDGRAVLLGEVTDRDGRLRDVQLKGAGMTPFSRGADGRAPLGPVLREYLVSEAMHRLGVPTTRALAAVTSGERVFRRVPEPGAVLTRVASSHLRVGTFQYFAARGEHEAVRTLADLAIERHYPQLEGLEEGERYAALLEAAVGRQAALVAKWMGLGFIHGVMNTDNCAISGETIDYGPCAFMEAYDPATVFSSIDEQGRYAYRNQPWLALWNLARLAEALLPLIDADQQRAVERATALVEAFEPRYGAEWLAVFREKLGLVQEEAGDRELVEGLLEALQAGRADFTLAFRRLSEAVEEGEAVEDDAPALLALFENDAALRKWLPRWRERLAREGVGREEIAARLNAVNPLYIPRNHLVERMIAAAAEQDDFGPFEALRQVLAEPFTEQPGREEYAQPAPSTERVFRTFCGT from the coding sequence ATGTTCCCCGAGTTCACCCTGCGCTACGTTCGCCTGCCGGAACACTTCTATATCCGCTTCGACCCCGTGCCGGTGCCCGCGCCGCGGCTGGTGGCCTTCAACCGGCCGCTGGCCGAGGAACTCGGCTTCGATCTCGATGCCTTCGACGAGGCGCGCGCCGCCGAGTGGTTCTCCGGCAACGCCGTGCCGCCCGGCGCCGAGCCCATCGCCCAGGCCTACGCCGGCCACCAGTTCGGCCACTTCAACCCGCGCCTCGGCGACGGCCGGGCGGTGCTGCTCGGCGAGGTGACCGACCGCGACGGGCGGCTGCGCGACGTCCAGCTCAAGGGCGCCGGCATGACGCCCTTTTCCCGAGGCGCCGACGGTCGTGCTCCCCTCGGGCCGGTGCTGCGCGAGTACCTGGTGAGCGAGGCGATGCATCGCCTCGGCGTGCCCACCACCCGGGCGCTGGCCGCGGTGACCAGCGGCGAGCGGGTCTTCCGCCGAGTGCCGGAGCCCGGTGCGGTGCTGACCCGGGTGGCGTCGAGCCACCTGCGGGTGGGCACCTTCCAGTACTTCGCCGCCCGGGGCGAGCATGAGGCGGTGCGCACCCTGGCCGACCTGGCCATCGAGCGACACTATCCTCAGCTTGAGGGCCTGGAAGAGGGAGAGCGCTACGCGGCGTTGCTGGAGGCGGCAGTCGGGCGCCAGGCGGCGCTGGTGGCGAAGTGGATGGGGCTCGGCTTCATTCACGGGGTGATGAACACCGACAACTGCGCGATCTCCGGCGAGACCATCGACTACGGCCCCTGCGCTTTCATGGAGGCCTATGATCCTGCGACGGTGTTCAGCTCCATCGACGAGCAGGGGCGCTACGCCTATCGCAACCAGCCCTGGCTCGCCCTGTGGAACCTGGCGCGGCTGGCCGAGGCGCTGCTGCCGCTGATCGATGCGGACCAGCAGCGCGCCGTTGAGCGGGCCACGGCGCTGGTCGAGGCCTTCGAGCCGCGCTATGGGGCCGAGTGGCTGGCGGTCTTTCGCGAGAAGCTGGGGCTTGTTCAGGAGGAGGCGGGCGACCGCGAGCTGGTCGAGGGCCTGCTGGAAGCACTGCAGGCCGGCCGGGCCGACTTCACCCTGGCCTTCCGTCGCCTGAGTGAAGCGGTTGAAGAGGGTGAGGCGGTGGAGGACGACGCCCCCGCGCTGCTGGCGCTGTTCGAGAACGACGCGGCCCTGCGGAAGTGGCTGCCGCGCTGGCGCGAGCGTCTGGCTCGGGAAGGTGTCGGCAGGGAGGAGATCGCCGCGCGCCTGAACGCCGTCAATCCGCTCTATATCCCCCGCAACCACCTGGTGGAGAGGATGATCGCGGCCGCCGCCGAGCAGGATGACTTCGGCCCCTTCGAGGCCCTGCGCCAGGTGCTGGCCGAGCCCTTCACCGAGCAGCCGGGTCGGGAAGAATACGCCCAGCCGGCGCCGTCCACCGAGCGGGTCTTCCGCACCTTCTGCGGGACCTGA
- the katG gene encoding catalase/peroxidase HPI, with translation MGDQQNTGKCPVMHGSNTQEKADVVAWWPESLNLDILHQHDRKTNPMGEDFDYREEVKKLDFEALKQDMHALMTDSQEWWPADWGHYGGLMIRMAWHAAGTYRLADGRGGGGTGNQRFAPINSWPDNGNLDKARRLLWPLKKKYGNKISWADLFILAGNVAYESMGFKTFGFSYGREDIWHPEKDIYWGAEKEWLAPSDSRYENVDKPDTMENPLAAVQMGLIYVNPEGVNGQPDPLKTAEQVRVTFARMAMNDEETAALTAGGHTVGKTHGNGDAGALGPEPEGADVENQGFGWLNPHMDGKAANAVTSGIEGAWTTNPTVFDMGYFDLLFGYEWELKKSPAGAWQWEPIDIKEEHKPVDATDPSKRHNPIMTDADMAMKMDPKYRAICEKFMADPEYFKDCFARAWFKLTHRDMGPKSRYIGPEVPAEDLIWQDPVPQGETNYIEEVVKEKIAEAGLSLEELVCTAWDSARTFRGSDMRGGANGARIRLAPQKDWEGNEPARLAKVLKVYEQISAETGASIADVIVLGGNLGIEQAARAAGHDVHVPFLKGRGDATDEMTDAESFEPLEPLADGFRNWQKKDYVVKPEEMLLDRAQLMGLTAPEMTVLLGGMRVLGTNHGGSQHGVFTDRVGQLTNDFFVNLTDMANRWEPTGKNSYNIVDRKSGSTKFTATRVDLVFGSNSILRAYAELYAQDDNQEKFVKDFVAAWTKVMNADRFDVA, from the coding sequence ATGGGTGATCAGCAGAACACAGGCAAGTGCCCGGTGATGCACGGGTCCAACACGCAGGAGAAGGCGGATGTTGTCGCCTGGTGGCCGGAATCCCTGAACCTGGACATCCTCCACCAGCATGATCGCAAGACCAATCCGATGGGCGAGGATTTCGACTATCGCGAAGAGGTCAAGAAGCTCGACTTTGAGGCGCTGAAGCAGGACATGCATGCGCTGATGACCGACAGCCAGGAGTGGTGGCCGGCCGATTGGGGTCACTACGGCGGCCTGATGATCCGCATGGCCTGGCACGCGGCGGGCACCTATCGCCTGGCCGACGGCCGTGGCGGCGGCGGCACCGGCAACCAGCGCTTCGCTCCTATCAACTCCTGGCCCGACAACGGCAACCTGGACAAGGCACGCCGCCTGCTCTGGCCGCTCAAGAAGAAATACGGCAACAAGATCAGCTGGGCCGACCTCTTCATCCTGGCCGGCAACGTGGCCTACGAGTCCATGGGCTTCAAGACCTTCGGCTTCTCCTACGGCCGCGAGGACATCTGGCACCCCGAGAAGGACATCTACTGGGGCGCCGAGAAGGAGTGGCTGGCACCTTCGGATAGCCGCTACGAGAACGTCGACAAGCCCGACACCATGGAGAACCCGCTGGCCGCGGTGCAGATGGGGCTGATCTACGTGAACCCGGAGGGGGTCAACGGCCAGCCCGACCCGCTCAAGACCGCCGAACAGGTGCGCGTCACCTTCGCCCGCATGGCGATGAACGACGAGGAGACCGCGGCGCTGACCGCCGGCGGCCACACCGTCGGCAAGACCCACGGCAACGGCGATGCCGGGGCACTGGGCCCGGAGCCGGAAGGCGCAGACGTGGAAAACCAGGGCTTCGGCTGGCTCAACCCGCACATGGACGGCAAGGCGGCCAATGCCGTCACATCGGGCATCGAGGGGGCCTGGACCACCAACCCCACCGTGTTCGACATGGGCTACTTCGATCTGCTGTTCGGCTATGAGTGGGAGCTCAAGAAGAGCCCCGCCGGCGCCTGGCAGTGGGAGCCGATCGACATCAAGGAGGAGCACAAGCCGGTCGATGCCACCGATCCCTCCAAGCGCCACAACCCCATCATGACCGACGCCGACATGGCGATGAAGATGGATCCGAAGTACCGCGCCATCTGCGAAAAGTTCATGGCGGATCCGGAGTACTTCAAGGACTGCTTCGCCCGCGCCTGGTTCAAGCTGACCCACCGTGACATGGGGCCGAAGTCCCGCTACATCGGTCCGGAAGTCCCGGCCGAGGACCTGATCTGGCAGGACCCGGTGCCCCAGGGCGAGACCAACTACATCGAGGAGGTGGTCAAGGAGAAGATCGCCGAGGCCGGCCTCTCCCTCGAAGAACTGGTCTGCACCGCCTGGGACAGCGCCCGGACCTTCCGCGGCTCCGACATGCGCGGCGGCGCCAACGGTGCACGCATCCGCCTGGCGCCCCAGAAGGACTGGGAAGGCAACGAGCCTGCGCGACTGGCCAAGGTGCTGAAGGTCTACGAGCAGATCTCTGCCGAGACCGGTGCCAGCATCGCCGACGTGATCGTGCTGGGCGGCAACCTGGGCATCGAGCAGGCCGCCAGGGCCGCGGGCCATGACGTCCACGTGCCCTTCCTGAAGGGACGCGGCGATGCCACCGACGAGATGACCGACGCCGAATCCTTCGAGCCGCTGGAGCCGCTGGCCGATGGCTTCCGCAACTGGCAGAAGAAGGATTACGTGGTCAAGCCGGAGGAGATGCTGCTCGACCGCGCCCAGCTGATGGGCCTGACCGCGCCGGAGATGACCGTGCTGCTGGGCGGCATGCGGGTGCTGGGCACCAACCACGGCGGCAGCCAGCACGGGGTCTTCACCGATCGCGTGGGCCAGCTGACCAACGACTTCTTCGTCAACCTGACCGACATGGCGAACCGCTGGGAGCCCACCGGCAAGAACTCGTACAACATCGTGGACCGCAAGAGCGGCAGCACCAAGTTCACCGCGACCCGCGTCGACCTGGTATTCGGCTCCAACTCCATCCTGCGCGCCTACGCCGAGCTCTACGCCCAGGATGACAACCAGGAGAAGTTCGTGAAGGACTTCGTTGCCGCCTGGACCAAGGTGATGAACGCCGACCGCTTCGACGTCGCGTAA